The following coding sequences are from one Nerophis ophidion isolate RoL-2023_Sa unplaced genomic scaffold, RoL_Noph_v1.0 HiC_scaffold_62, whole genome shotgun sequence window:
- the LOC133547111 gene encoding gastrula zinc finger protein XlCGF17.1-like yields MTTEADGDHCGGSQADKLLAPLSDSEDTTSHSPDTDDEDSKDDKTCHTDNTHFTSSHSHKTFKYQSRLKRHMRTHTGEKPFSCSLCSKGFRQSIHLKVHMRTHTGEKRFSCSTCGKGFTQSQSLKRHIRTHTGEKPFSCSLCSKGFTQSINLKVHMRTHTGEKPFSCSICGKGFRESQHLKRHMRTHTGEKPFSCSTCGKGFVESQSLKVHMRTHNGEKPFSCSICGKGFAQNQSLKRHMRTHTGENLFICSICGKGFVKSQGLKVHMRTHTGEKPFSCSICGKCFTQSQDLKRHMRTHSGEKSHSCSVCNKSFSDRSTLEAHMRRHPGEKVLSCSVCGERLSSKYQCKKHKCAGENSSSK; encoded by the coding sequence atgacaacagaagctgatggagaccactgtggaggatcacaagcagacaagctcttagctccactatcagatagtgaggacacaacgtcacactctcctgacactgatgatgaagactctaaagatgataagacatgtcacactgacaacactcacttcacatcttctcactctcacaaaacttttaaataccaaagtcgtctgaaaagacacatgagaacacacactggagaaaaacctttttcttgttcactctgcagtaaaggttttagacaaagtatccatttgaaagtacacatgagaacacacactggtgaaaaacgtttttcctgttcaacctgtggtaaaggttttacacaaagtcagagtttgaaaagacatattagaacacacactggtgaaaaacctttttcttgttcactctgtagtaaaggttttacacaaagtatcaatttgaaggtacacatgagaacacacaccggtgaaaaacctttttcctgttcaatctgtggtaaaggttttagagaaagtcaacatttgaaaagacacatgagaacacacactggtgaaaaacctttttcctgttctacctgtggtaaaggttttgttgaaagtcagagtttgaaagtacacatgagaacacacaatggtgaaaaacctttttcttgttcaatctgtggtaaaggttttgcacaaaatcagagtttgaaaagacacatgagaacacacactggagaaaacctttttatctgttcaatctgtggtaaaggttttgttaaAAGTCAGggtttgaaagtgcacatgagaacacacactggtgaaaaacctttctcctgttcaatctgtggtaaatgttttacacaaagtcaggatttgaaaagacacatgagaacacactctggtgaaaaatcacattcctgttcagtctgcaacaaaagctttAGTGACCGATCAACCCttgaagcacacatgagaagacacccaggagagaaagtgttgagttgcagtgtgtgtggtgaaagattgtcttctaagtaccagtgtaagaaacacaagtgtgctggtgagaacagcagcagcaaatga